The stretch of DNA ATGGTAGTATGAATAGAAAAGGAAAACGAAATATATAAGTTTCCTATAAAACTTAGGCATTTGTCTTTACAACATGACAAGTACTAAGTTTTTCTATTGAAAGAAGGTACTAAAGTGAAAACAACTACTATCATGATTCCGAAAAGCTTCATTTACAACTATACGTGCGAACCAGATGAAGCTGCGTTATGTGATTTAGAGAAACGCTCCATCTTTCATATTCATTCAGAAGAAAGATGTTTTGAAAGTTTCATAGATTTTGAACCGAGTAGAAGCCCTTTTATTAGAGATAAAATTGGCGTGATTTTACGAGGGAAAACAATTGACGATTTAATCGAGAAAATAAAAAAACTTCCTGAAGCGAAAGCTTCATTTAAACTAGTGTATGTGCATAATGTTGATCAAATAGAAGCTGAAAAATTTGGTTTTAACAAACGTCGTCAAATAGAGCGGGAAGTAGGAGTGCAAATTCCTGGTGAACCGGAATTAGTAGACCCAGATCTATTGTATGGTTTAATAAAACTGAAAGAAGAGTGGATATTTGGACTATATTCAAAAAGCGAAGCAGTTTGGCTACAGCATCAAAGAAAACCAAATAGCTACTCGGTTGCTCTTAATACTCGTGTAGCACGTTCAGTCGTAAATATTGCCGTTCCTATGGCTGATACTAATGGAATAAAAGTAATCGATCCGTGCTGTGGAATTGGTACAGTACTAGTCGAAGCATTATCGATGAACATCGACATTGTTGGAAGTGATATAAACTATCTTATTTTACCAGGGGTACGAGAAAACTTATCCCACTTTGGATATGAAGGAGAGGTTAGTCACCGTGACATCCGTGATGTGAATGAAAAATATGATGTAGCGATAATCGACTTACCATATAATCTATGCTCAGTCATTACACCACAGGAACAGTTAGAAATGCTGCAAAGCACTTACAACTTTGCAGACAAGCTCGTTATCCTAACAGTAGAACCAATCGACCCTATTTTAGCTGAAGCTGGATTTACCATTGTCGATCGTGGGGATGTAAGAAAAGGAACGTTTCGTCGGGAAGTTATTGTTTGTAAAAAAGTGGCATGAGCAGGAACCTAAAATACAGATAACACGAGGCAAGACCTTAATTTTCTAAGGTCTTGCCTTAATTTTATCCTTATGAACAAAAAGTAATGCTAAACAACATCTAGTGGTCTGTTTATGTTAAAATTACCATAATGTGGTTAGATGAGTTATTGTTTTATAAAGGGGAGTAGCGTGGGGAGTCTAGTTAACTTTTTATTTGTATTTTTCGTTTGCATGAATATTAGTGCAACATTAAATGTTTTGTTTAAAATGAAGAAAGAAAGACTGGATCGTTTCGTTCCTAATTAGTATCCTATTATCGTTTTTTATAAACATACTACTTGCGGGATGATAATTAATGGGTATTTAGTTATTATAATAATAAAAAGGATAGGCACCCAAAGCCTATCCTTTCCTAGTTTATGCAGCTGTTACCTTCACAGCTGATTTTTTTCGCCATTGAACAGTAATGGCTAACGTAATAATTAAGAAAATTAGTCCTAA from Sutcliffiella cohnii encodes:
- a CDS encoding TRM11 family SAM-dependent methyltransferase, producing the protein MKTTTIMIPKSFIYNYTCEPDEAALCDLEKRSIFHIHSEERCFESFIDFEPSRSPFIRDKIGVILRGKTIDDLIEKIKKLPEAKASFKLVYVHNVDQIEAEKFGFNKRRQIEREVGVQIPGEPELVDPDLLYGLIKLKEEWIFGLYSKSEAVWLQHQRKPNSYSVALNTRVARSVVNIAVPMADTNGIKVIDPCCGIGTVLVEALSMNIDIVGSDINYLILPGVRENLSHFGYEGEVSHRDIRDVNEKYDVAIIDLPYNLCSVITPQEQLEMLQSTYNFADKLVILTVEPIDPILAEAGFTIVDRGDVRKGTFRREVIVCKKVA